In one Amaranthus tricolor cultivar Red isolate AtriRed21 chromosome 8, ASM2621246v1, whole genome shotgun sequence genomic region, the following are encoded:
- the LOC130820328 gene encoding histone H1-like produces MSNSGEVETQIPVMENPVTENQAEKMEVDAKDEKKPKRERKQKVVKEKKAKSPSHPPYFQMMKEAITALNEKGGSSPYAIAKYIENKHKAVLPTNFRKILGLQLKNCVSNGKLIKVKASYKLSEAGKKRAKTATTKAARANAAKEPAKRRKPKSKAVSKLDIPATPTARRSKRTTTTRKLKTIKPAVAKKAAA; encoded by the exons atGTCAAATTCTGGTGAGGTTGAAACTCAAATTCCGGTGATGGAAAATCCGGTGACGGAGAATCAAGCGGAGAAGATGGAGGTTGATGCGAAGGATGAGAAGAAGCCGAAGAGAGAAAGGAAGCAAAAGGTTGTGAAGGAGAAAAAAGCTAAATCACCTTCTCATCCTCCTTATTTTCag ATGATGAAAGAAGCAATCACTGCTCTGAACGAGAAAGGAGGATCAAGCCCTTACGCAATTGCAAAATACATAGAGAACAAGCACAAAGCAGTTCTCCCTACCAACTTCAGGAAGATTCTAGGTCTGCAGCTCAAGAACTGTGTTAGCAATGGTAAGCTTATAAAAGTGAAGGCTTCCTACAAACTTTCTGAGGCCGGAAAGAAGAGGGCTAAAACCGCAACCACAAAAGCTGCAAGAGCAAATGCAGCAAAAGAGCCAGCCAAGAGGAGGAAGCCTAAGTCAAAGGCCGTAAGCAAACTTGACATTCCAGCAACACCGACAGCTAGGAGGAGTAAGAGAACGACTACCACAAGGAAGCTGAAAACAATCAAGCCTGCTGTAGCGAAGAAGGCTGCTGCGTAG
- the LOC130820326 gene encoding histone H3.3 — MARTKQTARKSTGGKAPRKQLATKAARKSAPTTGGVKKPHRYRPGTVALREIRKYQKSTELLIRKLPFQRLVREIAQDFKTDLRFQSHAVLALQEAAEAYLVGLFEDTNLCAIHAKRVTIMPKDIQLARRIRGERA, encoded by the exons ATGGCTCGTACAAAGCAAACTGCTCGTAAATCCACTGGTGGAAAAGCTCCTCGCAAACAACTTGCTACCAAG gCTGCTAGGAAATCTGCTCCAACTACTGGAGGTGTTAAGAAACCTCATCGATACCGTCCTGGAACTGTTGCTCTTCG TGAAATTCGAAAGTACCAGAAGAGTACTGAACTTTTGATCCGTAAACTCCCCTTTCAGCGTTTAGTTCGTGAAATTGCTCAGGATTTTAAG ACCGACTTGAGGTTTCAGAGTCATGCTGTTCTTGCTCTTCAAGAGGCAGCTGAGGCATACTTAGTGGGTCTGTTTGAGGACACTAACTTGTGTGCAATCCATGCTAAGAGGGTGACTATTATGCCAAAGGATATTCAGCTTGCTCGTAGAATTCGTGGTGAAAGGGCCTAA
- the LOC130820327 gene encoding protein FAR1-RELATED SEQUENCE 2-like — MIVGSSRKPGERPWTVRVCPGEKGKHNHPFLVYRDGHVRARINVDIRKHIRQLSATGMQPAFIMNSIRDNFPGFYASMNQIYNIRKSIRRDEMEGRTPLQHCLHMATEHNYVVCTELDNDGHLSRLLIANPTSIQMIRTWPYVVLIDTTYKTNKPKWPLCEVIGMTPTNHNFLVAFCLMRDEAAVSYSWVLQGLRDIFGTAQTPSVIVTDRDEGLSAAIRDVFPDVRHLLCTWHIGNDVENMVDKLCGGKKNQQGQLFRKSRWNPLVESATIREYEKRWEGIVSTWSVRNRRVVRYLTGTWIPLEPNAQELGTEHHQHHYHHHYKPPNYSGGYQPGHQNEYALGSAYSTFGPHCVWPPLPA, encoded by the exons atgattgtaggaagtagtcgcaaaccaggagaaagaccttggacggtaagggtgtgtcctggtgaaaagggaaaacataaccacccgttcttggtatacagagatggtcatgtaagggcgaggattaatgtagatattcggaagcacatacgacagcttagtgcaaccggaatgcaaccggcctttattatgaattctattagagataattttcctggtttttatgctagtatgaatcaaatatataatattaggaaatcaataaggagagatgaaatggagggcaggactccccttcaacactgtcttcatatggccacagaacataATTATGTGGTCTGTACAGAGTTGGATAATGACGGGCACTTGAGCAGacttttaattgcaaatcctacttcaatccaaatgatacgtacgtggccgtatgttgtgctgatagatacaacgtacaaaacgaacaaaccaaagtggccactatgtgaagtgatcggaatgacgccaacaaatcacaacttcttggttgcgttttgtttgatgcgagatgaggcggctgtgtcgtactcgtgggtgctgcagggattgagagatattttcggcactgctcagactcctagcgtcattgtaaccgatcgtgacgaaggtttatctgcagctattcgtgacgtcttcccag atgtacgTCATTTGTTATGCacctggcatattggcaacgatgttgagaacatggtggacaagttgtgcggcggcaagaaaaatcaacaagggcagttattcaggaaaagtagatggaaccccttggttgaaagtgctACAATCCGGGAATATGAAAAGAGATGGGAAGGgatcgtcagtacgtggtcggttaggaaccgaagggtcgttcggtatttgactggaacatggattccactggAACCGAACGCTCAGGagcttggaactgaacatcatcagcatcattatcatcatcactataaaccccccaactactctggaggctatcagcctggtcatcaaaatgagtacgcacttggttcagcgtactcgacctttgggcctcactgtgtctggccgcctcttcctgcctag